One part of the Bradyrhizobium sp. CB1650 genome encodes these proteins:
- a CDS encoding helicase HerA-like domain-containing protein — MTAQDSKLGDTGEKIFVGKGDEQAWLTLALANRHGLVTGATGTGKTVSLQVMAEGFARAGVPVFAADIKGDLSGISEVGEANDFILKRAADMGLTFQPDQFSTVFWDVFGEQGHPVRATVTEMGPLLLARMLDLNDVQEGVLNVAFRVADENGLPILDMKDLRSLLDAIVPDSGKKGADAEEDPLAPIRKAAQSFGNVTKATVGTIQRQLLVLENQGGTKFFGEPALSLKDFMKTDRDGRGMINILVADKLLQSPRLYATFLLWMLSELFEELPEVGDLPKPKLVFFFDEAHLLFNDAPKALMDKIEQVVRLIRSKGVGVYFVTQNPIDVPDRVLGQLGNRVQHALRAFTPRDQKAVAAAAQTFRPNPKLDTAKVIMELGKGEALVSFLEGNGAPAMVERVMIRPPSARIGPITPEERKAIMDASPVKGKYDTAVDSESAYEILQKRIAGTAAPADGAGGGGGGILGQIGSIVGTIFGTNTGRGRLTTGQRIARDVTRTVTGKVVGGVVADLGKSVGGQLGSSVGRALVRGALGGLLRR; from the coding sequence ATGACGGCACAGGACAGCAAGCTCGGCGATACCGGCGAGAAGATTTTCGTCGGCAAGGGAGACGAGCAGGCCTGGCTGACGCTGGCACTCGCCAATCGCCACGGCCTCGTCACCGGTGCAACCGGAACCGGCAAGACGGTCTCGCTGCAAGTCATGGCGGAAGGATTTGCCCGCGCCGGTGTTCCGGTCTTCGCAGCCGATATCAAGGGCGACCTCTCCGGCATCTCCGAGGTCGGCGAGGCCAATGACTTCATCCTTAAGCGCGCCGCAGACATGGGGCTGACGTTTCAGCCGGACCAGTTCTCGACTGTGTTTTGGGACGTGTTCGGCGAGCAAGGCCACCCGGTCCGCGCGACCGTGACCGAGATGGGGCCACTCCTTCTGGCGCGGATGCTCGATCTCAACGACGTGCAGGAGGGCGTGCTCAATGTCGCCTTTCGTGTCGCCGACGAAAACGGCCTGCCCATCCTCGATATGAAAGACCTGCGGTCACTGCTGGATGCGATCGTGCCCGATAGCGGCAAGAAGGGGGCCGATGCGGAGGAGGATCCGCTGGCCCCGATCAGGAAAGCCGCCCAGAGTTTCGGCAATGTCACCAAGGCCACCGTCGGCACCATTCAGCGCCAGCTCCTCGTACTGGAAAACCAGGGCGGCACCAAATTCTTCGGCGAGCCGGCGCTGTCGCTGAAGGATTTCATGAAGACGGACCGCGACGGACGCGGCATGATCAACATCCTTGTCGCCGACAAGCTGCTCCAGAGCCCGCGGCTTTATGCGACGTTCCTGCTCTGGATGCTGTCGGAGTTGTTCGAGGAGTTGCCCGAGGTCGGCGACCTGCCCAAGCCGAAGCTGGTGTTCTTCTTCGACGAGGCGCATCTGTTGTTCAACGACGCGCCGAAGGCGCTGATGGACAAGATCGAGCAGGTGGTGCGGCTGATCCGCTCGAAGGGCGTCGGCGTCTATTTCGTGACGCAAAATCCGATCGACGTGCCCGACCGCGTGCTCGGGCAATTGGGCAACCGGGTGCAGCATGCGCTGCGCGCCTTCACCCCGCGCGACCAGAAGGCGGTTGCCGCTGCGGCCCAGACCTTCCGGCCCAACCCGAAGCTCGACACCGCCAAGGTGATCATGGAGCTGGGCAAGGGCGAAGCGCTGGTGTCCTTCCTTGAAGGCAATGGCGCGCCGGCGATGGTCGAGCGGGTGATGATCCGGCCGCCATCGGCACGCATCGGGCCGATCACGCCGGAGGAGCGCAAGGCGATCATGGATGCAAGCCCGGTGAAGGGCAAATACGACACCGCCGTCGATTCCGAGTCCGCCTACGAGATCCTGCAGAAGCGCATCGCCGGCACTGCGGCGCCGGCGGACGGCGCGGGAGGCGGAGGCGGCGGCATCCTCGGCCAGATCGGCTCTATTGTCGGCACCATCTTCGGCACCAACACCGGGCGCGGCCGGCTGACGACCGGCCAGCGCATCGCCCGTGACGTGACGCGCACGGTCACCGGCAAGGTGGTCGGCGGCGTCGTGGCGGATCTCGGCAAGTCGGTCGGCGGCCAGCTCGGCAGCTCGGTCGGCCGCGCCCTTGTCCGCGGTGCCCTCGGCGGGTTGCTGCGGCGATAG
- a CDS encoding DUF2267 domain-containing protein, with amino-acid sequence MDELIGRLAANASIDSAVAETTVGIILGFLRSEGPSDSVQALIDQIPGAEAAIEASKSGGGLSLLLGGGLMAVGTRLMGLGLGMSDIQKVARELFRFGRDKIGADQMGKIIAGTPGLSQFA; translated from the coding sequence ATGGACGAGCTGATCGGACGGCTGGCGGCAAACGCCAGCATCGATAGTGCCGTCGCTGAAACGACCGTCGGCATTATCCTGGGCTTCCTCCGCAGCGAGGGGCCTTCCGACAGCGTCCAGGCCCTGATCGACCAGATTCCCGGCGCAGAAGCGGCGATCGAGGCGTCCAAGAGCGGCGGCGGATTGTCGCTGCTGTTGGGCGGCGGCTTGATGGCCGTTGGCACGCGCTTGATGGGCCTGGGGCTCGGCATGTCCGATATTCAGAAGGTCGCCCGTGAACTTTTTCGTTTCGGCCGAGACAAAATCGGAGCGGATCAGATGGGCAAGATCATCGCGGGGACGCCGGGCCTCAGCCAGTTCGCCTGA
- the folB gene encoding dihydroneopterin aldolase, translated as MTDTIFVTGLSIHARHGVMDHETEVGQRFVIDLELYTDLSEPSRTDRLADTVSYAEVVATTTAAFKNTNYKLLERAAGAVADAILSHFPRIRAVKVTVHKPHAPIAAIFDDVGIMLTRSRHP; from the coding sequence ATGACCGATACGATCTTCGTGACCGGCCTGTCGATCCATGCCCGCCACGGCGTGATGGATCACGAGACCGAAGTCGGCCAGCGTTTTGTCATTGATCTCGAACTCTATACCGACCTGTCGGAGCCTTCGCGCACCGATCGGCTCGCCGATACGGTGTCTTACGCCGAAGTCGTGGCGACCACGACGGCAGCGTTCAAGAACACCAACTACAAGCTGCTGGAGCGCGCGGCAGGCGCGGTGGCCGACGCCATCCTGTCGCACTTCCCGCGCATCCGCGCCGTCAAGGTCACCGTGCACAAGCCGCACGCGCCAATCGCGGCGATCTTCGACGACGTCGGCATCATGCTGACGCGTTCGCGGCATCCCTGA
- a CDS encoding DUF4332 domain-containing protein, producing the protein MTYPISEIDGLPTFAASKLKAQGIRTTDALLEAASTARGRKALAAKTGISEQQLLEWANVSDYMRIPGMGKAKVGLVRAAGVTTVRELAYRNPARLAQSMREANEKKKLVRILPSEKSVCDIIAKAKKLAPKITY; encoded by the coding sequence ATGACATATCCCATCTCCGAGATTGATGGCCTGCCGACCTTCGCCGCCAGCAAGCTGAAGGCGCAAGGTATCCGCACCACCGATGCCCTCCTCGAAGCAGCCAGCACGGCCAGAGGCCGCAAGGCGCTCGCCGCCAAGACCGGCATCAGCGAGCAGCAGCTCTTGGAATGGGCCAACGTCTCCGACTACATGCGCATTCCCGGCATGGGCAAGGCCAAGGTCGGCCTAGTCCGCGCCGCCGGCGTCACCACGGTGCGTGAGCTCGCCTATCGAAATCCCGCGAGGCTCGCCCAGAGCATGCGTGAGGCGAACGAGAAGAAGAAGCTCGTCCGCATCCTTCCTTCGGAAAAGTCGGTCTGCGACATCATCGCCAAGGCAAAGAAGCTCGCGCCGAAGATCACGTACTAG
- a CDS encoding methylmalonyl-CoA mutase subunit beta yields MTSVADDLPLAAEFPNAQYEDWRKLVDGVLKGAPFEKLVGRTYDGLKIDPLYQRARGVAPVAGRPAAAAWQIMQRIDHPDAALANAQALVDLENGATGLTLVFAGGNGSYGFGLEPTADAVAKILKDIHLDVGIGIELQIGPQSRMAAIHVAEYVKSKGIDPAACDIRFGLDPLAAGAVWGHSPYTWEEIVPAVTGAIKGLAGLGFKGPFASSDGRVIHDAGGSEVQELAFVLACGVAYLRAIEGAGVPLEQAQGMIYARLAADADQFLTMAKFRALRLLWARIEQASGLTPKPLFIAADTAWRMLTQRDPYVNMLRATMATFAAGLAGANAITVLPHTLALGLPDPFARRVARNTQLLLLEESNLAKVSDPAAGSGGIETLTTQLCEAAWALFQESEKAGGAFAALQQNLFQGKVAVARKAREANIAKRRDVLTGASEFPNLHESVTVVLKATPVALPPYGEQKHKFSALPPIRLAEPFEALRDKSDAALKARGQRPKVFLANLGAPSDFTARATFAKSFFEAGGIQGVDSDGFADPAKLAAAFKASGAALACLCSSDKVYAGQAEAAAQALQTAGARHIYLAGRPTDTEAALRAAGVSGFIFAGADALATLQDAYRRMEQP; encoded by the coding sequence ATGACCTCTGTTGCTGACGACCTGCCGCTGGCGGCCGAGTTTCCCAATGCGCAGTACGAGGACTGGCGCAAGCTCGTCGATGGCGTACTGAAGGGCGCGCCGTTCGAGAAGCTGGTCGGCAGGACCTATGACGGGCTCAAGATTGATCCGCTCTATCAGCGTGCCAGGGGCGTTGCGCCCGTGGCGGGACGTCCTGCGGCGGCGGCGTGGCAGATCATGCAGCGGATCGATCATCCCGACGCCGCGCTCGCGAACGCGCAGGCGCTTGTCGATCTCGAGAACGGCGCCACGGGACTGACGCTGGTGTTTGCCGGCGGCAACGGCAGCTACGGCTTCGGCCTGGAACCGACGGCCGATGCGGTCGCAAAGATCTTGAAGGACATTCATCTCGACGTCGGCATCGGCATCGAGCTGCAGATCGGGCCGCAATCGCGGATGGCGGCGATCCACGTCGCGGAATACGTGAAGAGCAAGGGCATCGATCCCGCCGCCTGCGATATCCGCTTCGGGCTCGATCCGCTCGCAGCCGGCGCGGTGTGGGGCCACAGCCCCTACACCTGGGAGGAGATCGTTCCAGCCGTTACCGGCGCCATCAAGGGCCTCGCCGGGCTCGGCTTCAAGGGGCCGTTCGCATCAAGCGACGGACGCGTGATCCATGATGCCGGCGGCTCGGAGGTGCAGGAGCTCGCCTTCGTGCTTGCCTGCGGCGTCGCTTATCTGCGCGCGATCGAAGGCGCCGGCGTCCCGCTGGAGCAGGCGCAGGGCATGATCTATGCGCGGCTCGCCGCGGATGCCGACCAGTTTCTGACCATGGCAAAATTCCGCGCGTTGCGGCTGTTGTGGGCGCGCATCGAGCAGGCTAGCGGCCTGACACCGAAGCCGCTGTTCATCGCGGCCGACACCGCCTGGCGCATGCTGACGCAGCGCGACCCCTACGTGAACATGCTGCGCGCGACCATGGCGACATTCGCCGCGGGTCTCGCCGGTGCCAATGCGATCACGGTGCTGCCGCACACGCTGGCGCTCGGGCTACCCGATCCCTTCGCGCGGCGCGTGGCGCGCAACACGCAGCTTCTGCTGCTGGAGGAGAGCAATCTCGCAAAAGTCAGCGATCCCGCGGCAGGCTCTGGCGGCATCGAGACGCTGACGACGCAGCTCTGCGAAGCGGCCTGGGCGCTGTTCCAGGAGAGCGAAAAGGCCGGCGGCGCCTTTGCGGCGCTCCAGCAGAACCTGTTCCAGGGCAAGGTCGCCGTCGCGCGCAAGGCACGCGAGGCCAATATTGCAAAACGCCGCGACGTGCTGACCGGCGCCAGCGAGTTTCCGAACCTGCATGAGAGCGTGACGGTTGTGCTCAAGGCGACGCCGGTCGCGCTCCCGCCCTATGGCGAGCAGAAGCACAAGTTCAGTGCATTGCCGCCGATCCGGCTCGCGGAACCATTCGAAGCGCTCCGCGACAAGTCGGATGCAGCGTTGAAGGCGCGCGGCCAGCGGCCAAAGGTGTTTTTGGCTAATCTCGGCGCGCCCTCCGATTTCACCGCGCGCGCAACCTTTGCAAAAAGCTTCTTCGAAGCCGGCGGAATCCAAGGCGTCGACAGTGACGGTTTTGCCGATCCGGCCAAGCTTGCGGCTGCGTTCAAAGCCTCCGGCGCCGCGCTCGCCTGCCTTTGTTCCAGCGACAAGGTCTACGCGGGCCAGGCGGAAGCGGCGGCGCAAGCCCTGCAAACGGCCGGCGCACGACATATCTACCTGGCAGGGCGTCCTACTGATACCGAGGCGGCCCTGCGCGCGGCCGGCGTCAGTGGCTTCATCTTCGCAGGCGCCGATGCGCTTGCCACGCTGCAAGATGCCTATCGACGGATGGAACAGCCATGA
- a CDS encoding class II aldolase/adducin family protein, translating to MSPAEARLKEVPSNMTEAEWQQRVNLAACYRLVALYGWDDLVDTHISARVPGPDHHFLINPYGLMFDEITASSLVKVDLHGNQLTESEYSINPAGFTIHSAIHEVREDAICVLHLHTLDGTAVSSSAEGLLPLNQTAQLVTHDLAYHDYEGIALDHDERPRLQKDLGDHNHMLLRNHGTLTVGRSVASAFERMYHLERACSMQVRTRALGTPVYPVEETAIDKNTELLSNRDRAELRATNLVWPPLLRKLDRVNPGYRT from the coding sequence ATGTCGCCAGCGGAAGCGCGCCTGAAGGAAGTGCCGTCGAACATGACGGAGGCCGAGTGGCAGCAACGGGTCAATCTCGCCGCCTGCTACCGTCTCGTGGCGCTGTACGGCTGGGACGACCTGGTTGACACCCACATCTCCGCGCGCGTGCCCGGTCCCGACCATCACTTCCTCATCAACCCCTACGGGCTCATGTTCGACGAGATCACGGCGTCGAGCCTCGTCAAGGTCGACCTGCACGGCAACCAGCTCACCGAAAGCGAGTACAGCATCAACCCGGCCGGCTTCACCATCCATTCGGCGATCCACGAGGTGCGCGAGGACGCGATCTGCGTGCTGCATCTTCACACGCTCGACGGCACCGCTGTCTCCAGCAGCGCCGAAGGCCTCCTGCCGCTGAACCAGACCGCGCAGCTCGTCACCCACGATCTCGCCTATCACGACTATGAAGGCATCGCGCTCGATCACGACGAGCGGCCGCGGTTGCAGAAGGACCTCGGCGACCACAACCACATGCTCCTGCGCAATCACGGTACGCTGACGGTCGGCCGCTCGGTCGCCTCCGCCTTCGAGCGCATGTATCACCTCGAGCGCGCCTGCTCGATGCAGGTGCGCACGCGCGCGCTGGGAACGCCGGTCTATCCAGTCGAGGAGACCGCGATCGACAAGAACACCGAACTGCTGTCGAACCGCGACCGCGCCGAGCTGCGCGCCACCAACCTGGTGTGGCCGCCCCTGCTGCGCAAGCTCGACCGCGTCAATCCGGGCTACAGGACTTGA
- a CDS encoding GFA family protein, whose product MTEAGKPVLTGGCQCGAVRFAVTSAPTRISICHCRMCQKASGAPFASFADINKTDFAWTKGAPSAFRSSSIAERDFCPACGTPLSFRRIDGDRIEIMTGAFDHPDRVIPTRQFGTESRLGWVVGIANLPSQTTQQNYGPEKMATIVSHQHPDHD is encoded by the coding sequence ATGACCGAAGCAGGCAAACCAGTTCTCACCGGCGGCTGCCAATGCGGTGCGGTGCGCTTTGCGGTGACGTCGGCGCCGACCCGGATCTCGATCTGCCATTGCCGGATGTGCCAGAAGGCGAGCGGCGCGCCGTTCGCCTCCTTTGCCGACATCAACAAGACCGATTTCGCCTGGACCAAGGGTGCGCCCTCGGCGTTCCGCTCCTCCTCGATCGCGGAGCGCGATTTCTGCCCGGCCTGCGGCACGCCGCTCAGCTTCCGTCGTATCGATGGCGACCGCATCGAGATCATGACCGGCGCGTTCGATCACCCCGACCGGGTGATTCCGACGCGACAATTCGGAACCGAGTCCCGTCTCGGCTGGGTGGTCGGGATCGCCAATCTGCCGAGCCAGACCACGCAGCAGAATTACGGGCCGGAGAAGATGGCAACCATCGTCAGCCATCAGCATCCGGACCATGATTAG
- the folK gene encoding 2-amino-4-hydroxy-6-hydroxymethyldihydropteridine diphosphokinase, with protein sequence MVSERQIRSASALIALGGNVGDVRATFKKAITHICGMAQAALIARSSDYATPPWGNEDQDPFINACIEIETSLDPHALLFVMQKVEQKFGRARTKERRWGPRTLDLDMIAYDDVSLHTPDLTLPHPRLFERAFVLVPLAEIAPDRVIAGIKVRDGLASVSTQGIERLSDTG encoded by the coding sequence ATGGTTAGCGAACGTCAAATCCGCTCCGCAAGCGCGCTGATCGCACTTGGCGGCAATGTCGGCGATGTCCGCGCCACGTTCAAAAAGGCGATCACCCACATCTGCGGCATGGCGCAGGCCGCGCTGATCGCACGCTCGTCCGACTATGCGACCCCGCCCTGGGGCAACGAGGACCAGGATCCCTTCATCAACGCCTGCATCGAGATCGAGACGAGCCTCGATCCGCATGCGCTCCTGTTCGTGATGCAGAAGGTCGAGCAGAAATTCGGCCGCGCGCGGACCAAGGAGCGGCGCTGGGGGCCGCGTACGCTCGATCTCGACATGATCGCCTATGACGATGTTTCGCTGCACACACCCGACCTGACCCTGCCACATCCACGCCTGTTCGAGCGCGCCTTCGTGCTGGTGCCGCTCGCCGAGATCGCGCCGGACCGCGTGATCGCCGGGATCAAGGTCCGCGATGGCCTCGCCAGCGTCTCAACGCAAGGAATTGAGCGGCTTTCGGATACCGGCTAA
- the folP gene encoding dihydropteroate synthase has translation MNASPSPSVTPAGSAGLGVLRTLLGRSIPAVMGVLNITPDSFSDGGQFIAPDQALARARAMIADGVDIIDLGAESTRPYKGAQPVTAADELARLMPVLAEVVALGVPVSIDSMKAEVVAFALDQGAAIANDVWGLQRDAGMAPLIAARNVPVIVMHNRDSVDPAIDIVQDMVAFFQRSLDIAAKAGIARDMIVLDPGIGFGKTAEQSMTALARLDALGTFGLPILVGASRKRFIASVSPSEPQERLAGSIAAHLIAAQRGARIIRTHDVAETLQALRVAAAIESKQ, from the coding sequence ATGAACGCCTCGCCCTCCCCATCCGTGACACCGGCCGGTTCGGCCGGGCTTGGCGTGCTGCGGACGCTACTCGGACGGTCGATCCCGGCGGTGATGGGCGTGCTCAACATCACCCCGGACTCCTTTTCCGATGGCGGACAGTTCATCGCGCCCGACCAGGCGCTGGCGCGAGCGCGGGCGATGATCGCTGATGGCGTCGACATCATCGACCTCGGCGCAGAGTCCACCCGGCCCTACAAGGGAGCCCAGCCGGTGACGGCCGCGGACGAGCTCGCCCGCTTGATGCCGGTGCTGGCCGAGGTAGTGGCGCTTGGCGTGCCCGTGTCGATCGACAGCATGAAGGCGGAGGTCGTGGCTTTCGCGCTCGACCAGGGCGCAGCCATCGCCAACGACGTATGGGGCCTGCAGCGGGACGCCGGCATGGCACCACTGATCGCCGCCAGAAATGTACCCGTCATCGTCATGCACAATCGCGACAGCGTCGATCCCGCCATCGACATCGTGCAGGACATGGTCGCATTCTTTCAGCGCTCGCTCGACATCGCAGCGAAGGCCGGCATCGCCCGCGACATGATCGTGCTCGATCCCGGCATCGGCTTCGGCAAGACGGCGGAGCAGAGCATGACGGCCTTGGCGCGCCTCGACGCGCTCGGCACGTTCGGCCTGCCGATCCTGGTCGGCGCCTCGCGCAAGCGCTTCATCGCATCGGTATCGCCGTCGGAGCCACAAGAGCGGCTCGCCGGCTCGATCGCCGCCCATCTGATCGCCGCGCAGCGCGGCGCCAGGATCATCCGGACCCATGACGTCGCCGAGACACTGCAGGCCCTGCGCGTCGCGGCCGCAATCGAGAGCAAGCAATGA
- a CDS encoding M20/M25/M40 family metallo-hydrolase, which produces MPNAQLQSVLDHIDKDFDNSLERLFALLRIKSISADPAFANDCKVAAEHLAKDIASLGVATEVRPTAGHPAVVGRSKAGGRPHVLFYGHYDVQPVDPLDLWYRPPFEPVVTDHADGRKIIVARGAEDDKGQVMTFVEACRAWKKVTGSLPIDITFLIEGEEEVGSKNFVPFIEANKDEFKADYVLVCDTGMWDQNTPAITTSLRGLLYEEVKITAANRDLHSGVFGGTAMNPIRVLTKILGGLFDDDNRIAIPGFYDGVKDTPPDVLEQWKKLAFTPDTFLKPVGLSIPAGEKGRLLVEQASTRPTCDVNGIWGGYIGEGSKTVIPSHASAKVSFRLVQGQDPARIRKAFRDYVSARIPDDCKVEFGDHSAAPAVALDWNMKPLAAARKALTEEWGKETVLMGSGASIPIVADFKRTLGLDSLLVGFGLDDDNIHSPNEKYDLTSFQKGIRSWARILAALAEVK; this is translated from the coding sequence ATGCCCAACGCGCAGCTTCAGTCCGTGCTCGACCATATCGACAAGGATTTCGACAATAGCCTCGAGCGCCTGTTCGCGCTGCTGCGGATCAAGTCGATCTCGGCCGATCCGGCCTTTGCCAATGATTGCAAGGTTGCGGCCGAGCATCTGGCGAAGGACATCGCAAGCCTTGGTGTCGCGACCGAGGTCCGGCCGACCGCCGGTCATCCCGCCGTCGTCGGCAGAAGCAAGGCGGGCGGGCGGCCGCATGTGCTGTTCTACGGCCATTACGACGTCCAGCCGGTCGATCCGCTCGACCTATGGTACCGTCCGCCGTTTGAACCCGTCGTTACCGATCACGCCGACGGCCGCAAGATCATCGTTGCGCGCGGGGCCGAGGACGACAAAGGGCAAGTGATGACCTTCGTCGAGGCGTGCCGCGCCTGGAAGAAGGTGACGGGTTCGCTGCCGATCGACATCACCTTCCTGATCGAGGGCGAGGAGGAGGTCGGCTCGAAGAACTTCGTACCCTTCATCGAAGCCAATAAGGATGAGTTCAAGGCCGACTACGTGCTGGTCTGTGACACCGGCATGTGGGACCAGAACACGCCGGCGATCACGACGTCGCTGCGCGGCCTGCTCTATGAAGAGGTGAAGATCACCGCCGCCAATCGCGACCTGCATTCCGGCGTGTTCGGCGGCACCGCGATGAACCCGATCCGCGTGCTGACCAAAATTCTCGGCGGGTTGTTCGACGACGACAACCGCATCGCCATTCCCGGCTTCTATGACGGCGTAAAGGATACGCCGCCCGATGTCCTGGAGCAGTGGAAGAAACTCGCCTTCACGCCGGATACGTTCCTCAAGCCGGTTGGGCTGTCGATCCCGGCCGGCGAGAAGGGCAGGCTCCTGGTCGAGCAGGCCTCAACGCGTCCGACTTGCGATGTCAACGGCATCTGGGGCGGCTATATCGGCGAAGGCTCCAAGACGGTGATCCCCTCGCACGCGTCTGCCAAGGTGTCGTTCCGGCTGGTCCAGGGGCAGGATCCCGCGAGGATCCGGAAGGCGTTCCGCGATTACGTGTCGGCGCGGATCCCGGACGATTGCAAGGTCGAGTTCGGCGACCATTCCGCCGCGCCCGCGGTCGCGCTCGACTGGAACATGAAGCCGCTCGCCGCCGCCAGGAAAGCGCTGACGGAGGAATGGGGCAAGGAGACCGTGCTGATGGGCTCGGGCGCCTCGATCCCGATCGTCGCCGATTTCAAGCGCACGCTCGGGCTGGACTCGCTGCTGGTCGGGTTCGGGTTGGATGATGACAACATCCACTCGCCGAACGAGAAGTACGACCTGACGAGTTTTCAGAAGGGCATCCGCTCCTGGGCACGCATCCTCGCGGCGCTGGCGGAGGTGAAGTGA